A genomic stretch from Echeneis naucrates chromosome 6, fEcheNa1.1, whole genome shotgun sequence includes:
- the col6a4a gene encoding collagen alpha-6(VI) chain isoform X3 has translation MKGRRGLLLGLIMAACFYANAAQKTECAKATVADIVFLVDGSSSIGPSNFEAGKEFLRNVVSGFDIGPDKVRVGLAQYSDQTYQEFLLKDHMDKQALLSEISEFPYRTGGTETGKAIDFLLDTYFTKEAGSRASQRVPQIAVIITDGDSTDDVVAPAQRLRQHGVIVFAIGVGDANQNELQAIASRPTQRFLFTINSYQALAALRGGLLQTVCISMEDQRQALAEKFADIVFLVDSALSQAEFTQVRTILVRLINQLNIRQSGHRLGVAQYGRDMKVEFLLNTLQTKEDNLNAVKRIRHRQLPANEPRNLGSALQSAYSTFFTSEAGSRADQGYRQYLVVLSGKNSDDALYKQSRLIKSQGITVVGFSFGASMDEMRIISTAPYVYQSVANAVPTLKAVFQKEEQDITLTGDCKAAKLADIVFIVDESGSIGTSNFQLVRTFLYSIINGLEVSTTRVRVGIVTYNDRATAQVYLNSFSDKKELLNFIKILPYHGGGTRTGAALKFAQENVFIQSTGSRKDRGVQQVAVVITDGESQDNVSQPAAELRRAGVTVYSVGVKDAKEAQLVEMASYPSKKHVFIVDSFVKLKSLEQSLQKILCQNILRQAISVNTRRIGIKEGCVQTDEADIFFLIDHSGSIYPSDFHDMKKFIIEFLQTFRIGPQHVRMGVVKYADSPNLEFDLNTYTDTKALEKAVEGIKQVGGGTETGRALKYMSPLFTEAMASRGHKVPEYLVVITDGKSSDEVKAPAAALRAQGVIVYAIGVKNADQTELREIAGDSKKTFFVNNFDALKPIKDDIITDICSQDACKDIPGDLLFLIDSSGSIEVADYIKMKDFMKSVISKSSIGQNEVHVGVMQFSTVQQLEFPLNRFYTKEEMYNNIDAMLQIGGGTHTGGAITDISQYFDAAQGGRPGLRQRLVVITDGEAQDEVKGPALALRNKGVVVYAIGVVDANTTQLLEISGSPDRMYSERDFDALKDLESQLALELCDPHRDCKKTEKADIIFLVDGSTSITLSKFRSMQKFMAAIVNQTTVGKDLTRFGVIIYSNEPKSIFTLKDFPSKREVLQAIAALSSPYGDTYTGKALKYSLQYFNPENGGRAAQQVPQILMVITDGDATDPNNLEEPSVALRDAGINVFSIGVEGANKKQLEIMAGHESSRVFYVDNFDALETLHKNITHVLCNSTKPVCEKQQADLVFLVDQSGSISSDDYSLMKKFTIDVVKSFKVSEALVRVGLAQFSSTFQPEFYLNQFYTEQAVSKHIFDMQQLGGGTNIGLALDSIRDYFEAARGSRKSSGVSQNLVLITDGESQDDVEDAADRLRALGVEVFAIGIGDVHDLELLQITGTPERLFTVQNFGSLEKIKQKVVDTICKSKPQDVKSCTIDIAMGFDISQRTGAVNEMLISGHNKLHSFLPEIAHYVSTVSGLCCVNGPVKTNIGYRLVSRDGRTLYDFNFEEYTEEVVRKVMTTTVPEPTYFNTALLKSFGEKFRVQSNAGVKVLVIFSDGLDQDVMTLEHESDLLRKSGVNALLTVALEGVRDTAQLQMVEFGRGFGYKLPLSIGMPSVGSTILKQIDTVSDRECCNVMCKCSGHEGIRGSRGLPGSKGLSGQKGYPGFPGEEGVAGERGPPGPSGPRGAEGCSGVRGTKGYRGLRGNRGDDGEDGLDGINGEQGVTGNDGARGAKGDSGNPGIPGIRGEVGLKGQRGLRGDPGESGADNNVPGTKGEPGNPGLVGSPGQDGRPGEGGLVGNSGPDGRRGPFGEKGAPGPPGEPGLPGSPGASGPQGARGVRGAPGPRGIPGLPGPQGAPGTPGGPGSAGRRGANGQKGQPGDPGDKGASGPMGPRGMPGQDGKDGYGPAGRKGVKGDAGFPGYPGLLGEDGLQGPKGYPGPKGSQGRAGNSGRSGEPGVSGEPGYPGHRGLKGPPGGKGMTECQLITYIRDNCACSIDRSECPAFPTELVFALDMSEDVTPAVFERQREALLSLLEDVTVSESNCPTGARVAVVGYSSHSRHLIRFHDYHSKKQLTEAVKNIALERTSNRRHLAAAMRFVAQNVFKRVRSGVLMRKVAVFLSNGPPQDVNDILTAMMEYRALNIVPAVISLRNAPGISRVMQVDDSGNYVFTVLGKDVAADLRKVKNCAICYDPCKRSEECAFIQEQLQPQEVDVDLVMVVDSSREMQADEYAGAQQLLSSVVEQLAVTSQPRRGSNRARVAVVQQSGTGTPKVEFSLQTYQDQDRMREHLIQTMQQQGGSSALGQTLEFTLREVLLKATQPRRKKALLVLVGTETAYSDRTKLQYISQKAKCEGVALFVVTVGDRYSRAQVEELASLPVQQHLIHVDRLKADEQGFTQRFFRVFLSALSKGMNTYPPPSLQQTCSQLNSQVFVSSQGEVTLEEVEEEGDGFREQIGGQTQTGQLDFIDVLTREDSQTIISGTNVNAQCQLDADSGLQCADYVQAWYYDKHIGACSPFWYGGCAGNANRFNTENECFQTCGAQNPDILPGPQLDTFGSKGDCFLRQDAGGCQNYTMMWYFDTEQNECSRFWYGGCGGNENRFKTQEECENLCLTRSR, from the exons ATGAAGGGGAGGCGGGGCCTTCTCCTCGGCCTCATTATGGCAGCCTGTTTCTACGCCAACGCCGCTCAAAAGACAG AATGTGCCAAGGCCACTGTGGCCGACATCGTCTTCCTCGTTGACGGCTCCTCCAGCATCGGCCCCTCTAACTTCGAGGCAGGCAAGGAGTTTCTCCGCAACGTTGTGTCAGGCTTTGACATCGGCCCTGACAAAGTTCGTGTTGGCTTGGCCCAGTACAGTGACCAAACTTACCAAGAGTTCCTGCTGAAGGACCACATGGACAAACAAGCGCTGCTTTCTGAGATCAGTGAGTTTCCTTACCGAACAGGCGGCACAGAAACGGGCAAGGCCATAGACTTCCTCCTGGACACATACTTCACGAAGGAGGCCGGGAGCCGAGCCAGCCAACGGGTGCCTCAGATCGCTGTGATCATCACGGATGGCGACTCCACCGATGATGTGGTGGCCCCCGCCCAGCGCCTGAGGCAGCACGGAGTCATTGTGTTTGCCATCGGGGTGGGAGATGCAAACCAAAACGAGCTCCAGGCCATCGCCAGCCGGCCAACACAACGCTTCCTGTTCACCATCAACAGCTACCAGGCTCTGGCAGCCCTGAGAGGAGGTCTGCTGCAAACCGTCTGCATCTCCATGGAGGATCAGAGGCAAG cattgGCAGAAAAGTTTGCAGACATTGTCTTCCTGGTGGACAGCGCCCTGAGTCAAGCAGAGTTCACACAGGTCAGGACCATCCTGGTTCGACTGATCAACCAGCTCAACATCAGGCAGTCTGGCCACCGTCTGGGTGTGGCTCAGTACGGCCGAGATATGAAGGTTGAATTCCTTCTTAACACTCTGCAAACCAAAGAAGACAACCTGAACGCTGTGAAGCGCATCCGCCACCGCCAGCTGCCAGCCAATGAGCCCCGTAACCTGGGCAGCGCTCTGCAGTCCGCCTACTCCACCTTCTTCACGAGTGAGGCAGGAAGCCGGGCAGACCAAGGCTACAGACAGTACCTGGTCGTTCTGAGCGGAAAGAACTCGGATGATGCTCTGTACAAGCAGTCACGTCTGATCAAGTCACAGGGAATAACTGTGGTCGGGTTCAGCTTCGGTGCATCCATGGATGAAATGCGCATCATCTCCACGGCACCTTATGTGTACCAGTCTGTCGCCAACGCCGTCCCCACGCTGAAGGCTGTTTTTCAAAAGGAGGAACAGGACATCACTCTTACTGGAG ATTGTAAAGCAGCCAAACTGGCAGATATCGTGTTCATTGTCGATGAGTCAGGAAGCATCGGAACTTCCAACTTCCAGCTGGTCCGCACTTTCCTGTATTCAATCATCAACGGCCTGGAGGTCAGTACAACTAGAGTCCGAGTTGGCATCGTGACGTACAATGACAGGGCCACGGCACAGGTCTACCTCAACAGCTTCAGCGACAAGAAAGAACTGCTGAATTTCATCAAGATCCTGCCATACCACGGAGGCGGTACGAGGACCGGAGCGGCCCTGAAGTTCGCCCAAGAGAACGTCTTTATCCAAAGcacaggaagcaggaaggacAGAGGTGTCCAGCAGGTGGCGGTGGTGATCACCGACGGCGAATCTCAGGACAACGTGAGCCAACCAGCAGCTGAACTCCGTCGGGCCGGAGTCACTGTTTACTCTGTGGGAGTCAAAGACGCCAAAGAGGCCCAGCTGGTGGAGATGGCGTCTTATCCCTCCAAAAAGCACGTGTTCATCGTGGACAGTTTTGTCAAGCTGAAGTCTCTGGAGCAGAGCCTGCAGAAAATCCTCTGCCAGAACATCTTGCGCCAAGCAATCTCAGTAAACACCAGAAGAATTGGCATCAAAGAAG GCTGTGTTCAAACAGATGAAGCAGATATCTTCTTTTTGATTGATCATTCTGGCAGTATTTACCCTTCAGACTTCCATGACATGAAGAAGTTCATCATTGAGTTTCTTCAAACGTTCCGCATTGGACCTCAACACGTCCGCATGGGGGTCGTAAAATACGCAGATTCGCCTAATTTAGAGTTTGACCTCAACACCTACACCGACACCAAAGCTTTGGAGAAAGCTGTAGAGGGAATCAAACAAGTAGGAGGAGGGACGGAGACAGGAAGGGCGCTGAAATACATGAGCCCGCTATTTACGGAAGCTATGGCTAGTCGTGGGCACAAAGTGCCGGAGTACCTGGTGGTCATCACTGATGGGAAATCCTCCGACGAGGTCAAGGCTCCGGCAGCAGCCCTGAGGGCGCAGGGCGTCATTGTTTATGCCATTGGGGTGAAAAACGCAGACCAAACGGAGCTGCGGGAGATCGCCGGCGACAGTAAAAAGACTTTCTTTGTCAATAACTTCGATGCCCTGAAGCCCATCAaggatgacatcatcacagacATCTGTTCTCAGGACG CTTGTAAAGACATACCAGGAGACCTCCTGTTTCTGATCGACAGCTCTGGGAGCATTGAAGTAGCAGATTACATCAAAATGAAAGATTTCATGAAATCGGTAATCAGTAAATCATCCATCGGCCAGAATGAGGTGCATGTTGGCGTCATGCAGTTCAGCACTGTTCAACAACTGGAGTTCCCGCTCAACCGCTTCTACACCAAAGAGGAAATGTACAACAACATAGATGCCATGCTGCAGATCGGCGGAGGCACTCACACGGGCGGAGCCATCACGGATATTTCTCAGTACTTTGACGCAGCCCAAGGAGGACGTCCTGGCCTGAGACAGAGGCTGGTGGTGATCACAGACGGCGAGGCCCAAGATGAGGTCAAAGGCCCCGCCCTGGCTCTCAGGAACAAAGGGGTGGTGGTGTACGCCATTGGAGTGGTTGATGCCAACACCACCCAACTGCTGGAGATCAGCGGGTCACCAGACAGGATGTACTCTGAGAGGGACTTCGATGCTCTGAAGGACTTGGAGAGCCAGCTGGCCTTGGAGCTCTGTGATCCACATAGAG ACTGTAAGAAGACAGAAAAGGCCGATATTATTTTCCTTGTCGACGGCTCGACAAGCATCACCCTGTCAAAGTTTAGAAGCATGCAGAAGTTTATGGCTGCAATAGTGAACCAAACCACAGTTGGAAAAGACCTGACTCGCTTCGGGGTCATTATCTACTCCAACGAGCCCAAATCCATCTTCACTCTGAAAGACTTCCCCTCCAAACGAGAAGTTCTTCAAGCGATAGCAGCACTGTCGTCTCCATATGGAGACACCTACACTGGCAAGGCTCTGAAATACTCCCTACAGTACTTTAACCCTGAGAACGGTGGCCGGGCAGCTCAGCAGGTGCCTCAGATCCTCATGGTGATCACAGACGGAGACGCTACCGACCCTAATAATCTGGAGGAGCCGTCTGTGGCGCTGCGAGACGCAGGGATCAACGTCTTCAGCATCGGAGTGGAGGGAGCAAACAAGAAACAGCTGGAGATCATGGCTGGCCACGAATCATCCCGAGTTTTCTATGTGGACAATTTCGACGCCCTGGAAACTCTGCACAAGAACATTACTCATGTCCTCTGCAACTCCACCAAGCCAG TTTGTGAGAAGCAGCAGGCTGACTTGGTCTTCCTGGTCGATCAGTCAGGCAGCATCAGCTCGGATGATTACTCCTTAATGAAGAAGTTCACCATCGACGTGGTGAAAAGCTTCAAAGTCAGTGAAGCTTTAGTTCGTGTTGGACTCGCTCAGTTCAGCAGCACCTTTCAGCCTGAGTTTTACCTCAACCAGTTCTACACAGAGCAGGCCGTGTCCAAGCACATCTTCGACATGCAGCAGCTTGGGGGAGGAACCAACATCGGGCTGGCCTTGGATTCGATCAGGGATTACTTTGAGGCAGCCCGGGGCAGCCGTAAATCTTCTGGGGTCTCCCAAAATCTGGTGCTGATCACAGATGGCGAATCACAGGATGATGTTGAGGACGCAGCCGATCGTCTCAGGGCTCTCGGGGTAGAGGTGTTTGCCATCGGCATCGGAGACGTCCACGACCTGGAGCTTCTGCAGATCACTGGCACTCCAGAGAGGCTCTTCACTGTGCAGAACTTTGGTAGCTTAGAAAAGATCAAGCAAAAGGTGGTGGACACTATCTGCAAGTCCAAACCGCAAGATGTAAAGA GCTGCACCATTGACATCGCCATGGGATTTGATATTTCTCAAAGAACTGGGGCTGTTAATGAGATGCTGATCAGCGGCCACAACAAACTGCACAGCTTCCTGCCTGAGATCGCCCACTACGTCTCGACAGTATCAGGCCTGTGCTGCGTCAACGGACCAGTCAAGACCAACATTGGCTACCGGCTGGTGAGCCGCGACGGACGGACCCTGTATGACTTCAACTTTGAGGAATACACAGAGGAAGTGGTGAGGAAGGTCATGACCACGACTGTGCCGGAGCCCACTTATTTCAACACTGCCCTGCTGAAATCCTTCGGTGAAAAGTTCAGGGTTCAGTCGAATGCAGGAGTGAAG GTGCTGGTGATCTTCTCAGACGGACTTGATCAGGATGTCATGACTCTGGAACATGAATCCGACCTCCTGCGAAAGTCTG GTGTCAACGCTCTGCTGACCGTGGCTCTGGAGGGTGTGCGTGACACCGCCCAGCTGCAGATGGTGGAGTTCGGCCGAGGCTTTGGCTACAAACTCCCCCTGAGCATTGGCATGCCCAGCGTGGGCAGCACCATCCTCAAACAGATT gaCACGGTGTCAGACAGAGAATGCTGCAACGTCATGTGCAAATGTTCGGGACATGAAGGCATCCGAGGCTCTCGGGGCCTCCCGGGGTCAAAG GGTCTGTCTGGACAGAAGGGTTATCCCGGATTCCCCGGAGAGGAGGGCGTCGCT GGCGAGCGGGGGCCCCCGGGGCCCAGCGGACCTCGTGGTGCTGAGGGATGTTCTGGAGTCAGAGGAACAAAG GGCTACCGAGGCCTGCGAGGAAACAGG GGCGATGACGGGGAGGACGGCCTGGACGGAATCAACGGGGAACAG GGAGTGACAGGAAACGACGGAGCTCGAGGAGCAAAAGGAGACTCGGGAAACCCA GGCATCCCAGGTATCAGAGGAGAGGTGGGGCTGAAAGGACAGCGAGGACTGAGAGGAGATCCG gGAGAATCCGGCGCTGACAACAACGTCCCCGGAACCAAAGGAGAACCTGGAAACCCGGGTTTAGTG GGCTCACCTGGTCAGGACGGGCGTCCAGGTGAAGGCGGCCTCGTTGGAAACTCT GGTCCGGATGGAAGGAGGGGTCCGTTTGGAGAAAAG ggtgCACCCGGACCACCAGGAGAGCCGGGACTACCAGGCAGCCCAGGAGCTTCAGGCCCACAG GGTGCCAGAGGGGTCCGAGGTGCACCTGGACCCAGAGGAATCCCTGGACTTCCCGGACCTCAG GGGGCGCCGGGAACACCTGGAGGTCCAGGATCAGCTGGACGGCGTGGAGCGAACGGACAGAAG GGCCAGCCGGGGGATCCTGGTGATAAAGGGGCCTCAGGACCGATGGGACCCCGAGGGATGCCC gGTCAGGACGGGAAGGACGGTTATGGACCTGCAGGACGGAAAGGAGTGAAG ggcGATGCTGGTTTTCCTGGTTATCCCGGTCTGCTG GGTGAGGACGGTCTGCAGGGACCCAAAGGATATCCAGGACCTAAAGGGAGCCAAGGCCGCGCG GGCAACTCAGGCCGGTCCGGAGAACCAGGAGTGTCCGGGGAACCGGGATATCCAGGACACAGA GGTCTTAAAGGTCCACCTGGAGGAAAAGGCATGACG GAGTGTCAGCTGATCACCTACATCAGAGACAACTGTG CTTGCTCCATCG ATCGGTCAGAGTGCCCGGCCTTCCCCACCGAGCTGGTGTTCGCTCTGGACATGTCTGAGGACGTGACCCCAGCCGTCTTCGAGAGACAGCGGGAGGCTCTCCTGTCCCTGCTGGAGGACGTCACCGTCAGTGAGAGCAACTGTCCGACAGGCGCCCGGGTGGCTGTGGTGGGATACAGCTCCCACAGCAGGCACCTGATCCGCTTCCACGACTATCACAGCAAGAAGCAACTGACGGAGGCTGTGAAGAACATCGCCCTGGAGAGGACGTCCAACCGACGCCATCTAGCTGCTGCCATGCGGTTTGTGGCTCAGAACGTCTTCAAACGTGTCCGATCAGGCGTGCTGATGAGGAAGGTGGCGGTCTTCCTTTCTAACGGGCCTCCACAGGATGTGAACGACATCCTTACCGCCATGATGGAGTACCGGGCCCTCAACATCGTCCCGGCAGTCATCTCTCTGAGGAACGCCCCCGGCATCAGTCGAGTCATGCAG GTTGATGACTCTGGAAACTACGTCTTCACGGTGCTGGGGAAGGACGTGGCTGCTGACCTGAGGAAGGTCAAGAACTGCGCCATCTGTTACG acCCCTGCAAGCGTTCAGAGGAGTGCGCCTTCAtccaggagcagctgcagccccAGGAGGTCGACGTGGACCTGGTCATGGTGGTGGACAGCTCCAGGGAGATGCAGGCCGACGAGTACGCTGGTGcccagcagctgctgagctctGTGGTGGAGCAGCTGGCCGTGACCTCGCAGCCCCGCCGAGGCAGCAACCGGGCCCGGGTGGCCGTAGTCCAGCAGAGCGGCACCGGGACCCCCAAGGTGGAGTTTTCCCTGCAGACCTACCAGGACCAAGACAGGATGAGGGAACACCTGATCCAGACCATGCAGCAACAGGGCGGCTCCTCCGCACTGGGACAGACGCTGGAGTTCACCCTGAGGGAGGTGCTCCTGAAGGCCACCCAGCCCCGCAGGAAGAAGGCCCTCCTGGTCCTGGTGGGCACAGAGACGGCTTACTCAGACCGGACCAAGCTGCAGTACATCTCCCAGAAGGCCAAGTGCGAGGGGGTGGCGCTCTTTGTGGTGACGGTCGGTGACCGCTACAGCCGGGCTCAGGTGGAGGAGCTGGCCAGTCTGCCAGTACAGCAGCACCTGATCCACGTGGACCGACTGAAGGCCGATGAGCAGGGCTTCACCCAGCGCTTCTTCAGagtcttcctctctgccctcaGCA